A window of Methanobrevibacter sp. genomic DNA:
GATATTAAAATGCAGTTTTCCTCTGCTTTGTCTACTAAATCAAGGTCTAAAATTTCACTTAAGATATTAAGTTTTTTAACTTCACAAACCATTTTTAATTTTGATGGAGCAATATTTGTTTTTTCACGGGATTCTGATGCTCCAATAAGCATTGTCAATAATAATTCTCCCCTATTGGAGTAAAAGGAAATCCTACTGGGATTGCCTTTAATTTCATTTACAACAGCTAAATTATATTCTTCAACTTCCAATGCCTTAAGAAGAAGTTCTCGCATGTTCATTTTACCCCTATTAACAGAAGTAGAACCTGTTGCATGAGCTAAATTCTTACAAAACTTTCTAGTTTTGTTAGAAGGTTTTCTAGAAGTTGAA
This region includes:
- a CDS encoding ribonucleotide-diphosphate reductase subunit beta — its product is MLISTSRKPSNKTRKFCKNLAHATGSTSVNRGKMNMRELLLKALEVEEYNLAVVNEIKGNPSRISFYSNRGELLLTMLIGASESREKTNIAPSKLKMVCEVKKLNILSEILDLDLVDKAEENCILISDSDDSVARISFINKFGDTLNFKINIKKLLEVSNDG